One window of the Granulicella arctica genome contains the following:
- a CDS encoding sensor histidine kinase produces the protein MTIRLPSCLVMPRKMTHTLFWIWFFCTPLVLRASEPLRLTQLDHASWTIKDGAPLDIRALVQADDGTIWLTAGNGLYNFNGVTFTPFQFQQSDLQVPFSIFEDRMNDLWVGFGIRGIAQIRNHIVIRTYGEKDGFPAGTVKWIAQDPNGIITAVAGGQIVQLRAGKWENPTASLDLGSDVQNIFFDRSGTLWAATTTSIWKLPAGDHKWQKVEAAGGFDTFFAEGPDGSVWAQNQPVEPVQSFTRRIWKGDLVQMPDRIRTYGFQMAFDWGGLLWMGSPNKGLIRILPAQTAMKTEGHKEADDFTVEHYTSLDGLSNNTVTTIMQDHDGDLWVATAGGLDRFRRPNLVRFVDRPTDYGNVLAQCPNGELWLGVQESSAISMRDSVLTEHGPKREFYSAHCDASNVVWVTGHQGLWRYSDETYKVVPPPAGILPEFVRQLVGPGDHLLYVSLTRNGLWRYSDGLWTRIAVPNLPDITPTSLLMDGQGRLWTGYLDNRVAVLVGDQARVFSGDKAKPLGMIQVFLESPSGMFVGATNGLAVLRGDQLETLQTVDQVDVRGISGLLQSANGDLWLNGLRGIVHIAATELAEALKSPGYQMRSDLMSEAGIVGPSPQVLEVPSAIKDLHGMLWFSTTNSVVSLDPSAIKSSTEPPNVTGMAMTVDGQPLPSGSRIKPGYHTLRISYFGVHVSAPEKVTYKYQLAGADQTWQDVGRRTEAVYTGLRAGKYRFSVIASNGEGVWSKTNDSLQFTVLPSFYQMPTFVVSCVVLGIGLIWLAYGVRIRSLSTAIRTREVVRADERIRIARDLHDTLLQGVQGLALRFGAATKQLPSGSRVRESLEAALISADRLLEEARNRVSSLRAQILTQQELIEGLRFIADEHNEQNQTRFRIDVECSVAKVSPSVWGELFYIGREAITNALRHSDASEISVSLRCISRAVIFIVSDDGSGFDIAAYQGAPTNGHWGLHGMQERAEAMGATFKCVSKRNVGTEVTIVVPMRWNYLKGAF, from the coding sequence ATGACGATCAGACTTCCATCTTGCCTTGTAATGCCCCGGAAAATGACCCATACTCTTTTCTGGATTTGGTTCTTCTGTACACCTTTGGTTTTGAGGGCATCTGAGCCGCTACGCCTTACACAGCTTGATCACGCCTCTTGGACCATCAAGGATGGCGCACCTCTCGACATCCGAGCTCTGGTTCAGGCGGATGATGGAACGATCTGGCTTACCGCTGGGAATGGGCTCTACAACTTCAACGGCGTGACATTTACACCTTTCCAATTCCAGCAAAGCGATCTTCAAGTTCCATTCTCGATCTTTGAAGACCGAATGAACGACCTCTGGGTTGGCTTTGGCATTCGAGGAATCGCGCAGATAAGAAATCACATCGTTATTCGAACCTACGGCGAAAAGGACGGTTTTCCCGCTGGCACCGTCAAATGGATTGCTCAGGATCCTAACGGAATCATCACTGCTGTCGCAGGAGGTCAGATCGTCCAGCTTCGCGCAGGCAAATGGGAAAACCCTACGGCCAGCCTTGATTTGGGATCGGATGTACAAAATATCTTCTTCGATCGGAGCGGGACGTTGTGGGCGGCTACAACAACATCTATATGGAAGCTACCCGCGGGCGATCATAAGTGGCAGAAAGTAGAGGCAGCGGGTGGGTTCGACACCTTCTTCGCTGAAGGCCCGGATGGTAGCGTTTGGGCGCAAAATCAGCCGGTCGAGCCTGTCCAAAGCTTCACCCGTCGCATATGGAAGGGTGATCTGGTTCAGATGCCTGACCGCATTCGAACCTATGGCTTTCAGATGGCTTTCGATTGGGGCGGCCTACTCTGGATGGGATCCCCTAACAAGGGACTCATCAGGATTCTTCCAGCGCAAACCGCGATGAAGACAGAAGGGCACAAAGAAGCAGACGATTTCACTGTAGAGCACTACACAAGTTTGGACGGTTTAAGCAACAACACCGTGACTACCATAATGCAAGACCACGATGGAGATCTATGGGTGGCGACAGCCGGAGGGCTAGATCGTTTTCGAAGACCCAACTTGGTGAGGTTCGTGGATAGGCCAACGGACTACGGGAACGTTCTTGCCCAATGTCCGAACGGAGAGTTGTGGCTTGGTGTCCAAGAATCAAGCGCAATTTCGATGCGGGACTCTGTCCTGACGGAACATGGTCCGAAACGCGAGTTTTACTCAGCCCACTGCGATGCGTCAAACGTAGTATGGGTGACAGGTCATCAGGGGCTCTGGCGCTACTCGGATGAAACCTACAAGGTTGTTCCCCCGCCGGCGGGTATTCTCCCGGAATTTGTTCGACAACTCGTAGGTCCGGGCGATCATCTTCTCTATGTGTCTTTGACCCGCAATGGACTTTGGCGGTATTCGGATGGGTTGTGGACACGGATAGCCGTGCCCAACCTCCCCGATATAACGCCGACTTCGCTTTTGATGGATGGCCAAGGTCGATTATGGACCGGATACCTTGACAATCGAGTTGCTGTTCTCGTTGGTGATCAGGCGCGAGTGTTCTCGGGAGACAAAGCGAAGCCCCTTGGAATGATTCAAGTTTTTCTTGAAAGTCCGTCTGGTATGTTCGTTGGCGCCACAAACGGCCTCGCAGTTCTGAGAGGCGATCAATTGGAGACGCTTCAAACTGTCGACCAAGTCGACGTGCGAGGTATTTCCGGTCTGCTTCAATCTGCGAACGGGGACCTCTGGCTAAATGGATTGCGGGGCATTGTTCATATCGCGGCGACTGAGTTGGCGGAAGCATTGAAGTCGCCGGGCTATCAAATGCGGTCGGATCTGATGTCCGAAGCTGGAATCGTTGGTCCTTCTCCGCAGGTCTTGGAGGTGCCTTCGGCCATCAAGGATCTGCACGGAATGCTTTGGTTTTCAACAACGAATAGTGTCGTTTCATTGGATCCGTCAGCCATCAAGAGCAGCACGGAGCCGCCAAACGTAACCGGAATGGCAATGACTGTTGACGGACAACCCTTGCCTAGCGGAAGCCGGATCAAGCCCGGCTACCATACGCTGAGAATCTCCTATTTTGGGGTGCACGTATCCGCACCAGAAAAGGTCACCTACAAGTATCAATTAGCCGGAGCCGATCAAACCTGGCAGGATGTTGGTAGGCGCACGGAAGCGGTATACACAGGACTGAGGGCAGGAAAGTATAGGTTTTCTGTAATCGCCTCAAACGGAGAGGGGGTCTGGAGTAAGACCAACGATTCCTTACAATTCACGGTTCTCCCGTCGTTCTATCAGATGCCAACATTTGTAGTCTCTTGCGTGGTCCTCGGGATCGGTCTGATTTGGCTGGCCTACGGAGTCAGAATCCGTTCTCTATCAACGGCGATCCGAACGAGGGAGGTAGTGCGCGCTGACGAGCGTATCCGCATAGCGCGCGACCTGCACGACACACTCTTGCAGGGTGTCCAGGGCTTAGCGCTTCGTTTTGGCGCCGCCACTAAGCAACTGCCCTCCGGAAGCCGCGTTCGCGAGTCCTTGGAGGCTGCTCTGATTTCGGCCGACCGGCTTCTAGAAGAGGCGCGAAATCGCGTTAGTAGCCTCCGGGCACAGATTTTGACTCAGCAGGAGCTGATCGAGGGTTTGCGATTTATCGCAGATGAGCATAATGAGCAGAACCAGACACGATTCCGGATTGACGTCGAATGCTCGGTTGCGAAAGTCAGCCCTTCCGTCTGGGGAGAGCTGTTCTACATAGGGCGGGAAGCGATCACAAACGCCCTTCGCCATTCTGACGCTTCCGAGATCTCCGTTTCGCTGCGGTGTATATCGAGAGCCGTCATATTCATTGTCTCGGATGATGGGTCAGGATTTGACATTGCCGCCTATCAGGGAGCGCCGACGAATGGTCATTGGGGTCTCCATGGAATGCAAGAGCGTGCAGAGGCCATGGGAGCAACCTTCAAATGCGTGAGCAAGCGCAACGTCGGCACTGAAGTGACGATCGTTGTTCCCATGCGTTGGAATTACCTGAAGGGCGCGTTCTGA
- a CDS encoding NAD(P)-dependent alcohol dehydrogenase has translation MAETEITDTTRIPAVGYGTDGKTPGNRLTRTQFERDAPKGNEVLIDVLFCGVCHSDVHLLADEWKLTLYPCVPGHEIVGRVKAIAADVSKFKVGDVVGVGCMIDSCRSCEPCLEGEANHCSGPHGPTLTYNGYLYPNGSTHNTFGGYASNIVVREDFVLRIPEGMDLAAAAPLLCPGVAVYGPLKRFNFKPGAKIGIAGIGGPGHIAIMIAKAMGAEVTAITTHESKREAALKLGATNVIVSTNPEDMKEHAKSLDHILATIPNAYDVAPYLGLLKRKATMTAMALLGPYSEPLNNLSLAAQGLSLAGSMIGSLPDSQEVLDFCAEHGILPQVEVIKIQDVNEAIERLRKADVRFRFVIDLSSLQNC, from the coding sequence ATGGCTGAAACAGAGATAACAGATACGACGAGAATACCCGCTGTTGGGTATGGGACTGACGGCAAAACGCCTGGAAACAGGCTTACCCGCACACAGTTTGAGCGAGATGCTCCTAAAGGCAATGAGGTTCTGATCGATGTTCTCTTCTGTGGCGTCTGTCATTCAGATGTTCATCTTCTCGCCGACGAATGGAAGCTAACGCTGTACCCATGTGTTCCGGGCCACGAGATTGTCGGACGAGTAAAAGCAATCGCGGCGGATGTAAGTAAATTCAAGGTCGGTGACGTTGTGGGTGTAGGCTGCATGATCGATAGCTGCCGCTCCTGCGAACCCTGCTTGGAAGGTGAAGCGAACCACTGCTCGGGACCTCATGGTCCAACCTTGACGTACAACGGATATCTGTATCCCAACGGGTCGACCCACAACACGTTCGGAGGCTATGCCAGCAATATCGTTGTGCGCGAAGACTTTGTCCTGCGTATCCCAGAGGGCATGGATTTGGCTGCCGCGGCTCCTCTGTTGTGTCCTGGCGTCGCAGTATACGGACCTCTAAAACGCTTCAATTTCAAGCCCGGCGCCAAGATCGGCATTGCGGGTATCGGCGGTCCTGGACACATCGCAATCATGATTGCAAAGGCAATGGGAGCTGAGGTAACGGCGATCACAACGCACGAGTCGAAGCGCGAAGCGGCCCTAAAGCTAGGTGCCACGAATGTGATCGTGTCTACCAACCCTGAGGACATGAAAGAGCACGCTAAATCACTTGACCACATTCTAGCGACGATCCCCAACGCTTACGATGTTGCGCCCTATCTCGGTCTGCTCAAGCGAAAGGCAACCATGACCGCTATGGCGTTGCTAGGGCCATACAGTGAACCACTTAACAATCTGTCACTAGCTGCACAGGGACTTAGTCTGGCCGGCTCAATGATTGGAAGCCTTCCGGATAGCCAAGAAGTGTTGGACTTCTGCGCTGAGCATGGAATCCTTCCGCAAGTCGAGGTGATCAAGATCCAGGATGTGAATGAAGCGATCGAGCGTCTAAGAAAAGCCGATGTGAGATTTCGTTTCGTCATAGACCTGAGTTCCCTACAGAACTGTTAG
- a CDS encoding sensor histidine kinase, whose protein sequence is MTAQWNEEKPRQRQNRERWNFKCWQSGPNSLVLILFRLTCDRLRFPSIRMNAMMASRLGWLLVFPLIPLSAHGSWPKPDQLDHRAWAVRDGAPSGVSRFAEARDGTLWLAADSGLYHFDGIHFTLFEPGANEPALPGTAISWVYVSRDDTLYVGFWTSSNVAAIRGEHVQIYGKESGLASGSAVMFREDADGRMWLNAAGKPMYLKGGQWVEQASDHVFPVGVDRFADLFFDSQGTEWVTDGKQLYFLRRGENKFRPWTEPIPNAVAFLQAPDGSLWVARQISEPGKAAVSRFADQRGNAVVGPQLKLDVARYGIFTGDGALWVGNGREGLLQARFLRTEGSSDIAVSEAPALSRFDHSGGLSSNGVNTMFQDRAGNVWVGTDDGIDRFSLPTFTPFTDRTLADEVVISSCPNGDVWFGDTASPLISVHGDASSLHGDNRYLTEIYCDQQNVVWFTDRKGFWQYRDGAFRPLATPIGITGTDIRRLTGASEHRMFVNVRNSGVWLLQDGAWSKILSPTDGFFADHHGDLWHSEDEGVVRVWNNTGDRTIPFDNSSGLGITWVFSESRRWGLVAGGLRGVAILRGEHFHKILALDGTALNGVTGILEGASGDLWLNGARGAVRIPAKEIDEALRTPSYRMYTEVFGGDRGIEGPAAQVKGMPTAVADGYGRLWFSNESRITHVDPNLPLLPAPSPTMKIMGATVDGVPQRAENPTWRFGRNTLRIGYFGVDLTRPQDVLYRYKLEGVDRDWQNAGERTEAVYTSLRPGKYVFKASASNQRNIWKDATPYTFTITPQFYQTRLFLTFCICASFFTLWCTWTARLRYLAARIRERSDERANERVRVARDLHDTLLQGVTALMWRVNTAARAIPEGEKARLLLEDAVSSGERILDEGREKLQQLRGKGELSLADELTNVAKDLNWEGAVAFEVSVKGNPRSLRDEVRDELYWISREAITNAFRHARATQIEVVLRYEAARLLVECRDNGVGFDVAGHQEKPADGHWGICGINERAQRISAKLTWSSRKAEGTKLEVDVPARRAFLTTRWLR, encoded by the coding sequence ATGACCGCCCAATGGAATGAGGAGAAGCCTCGGCAACGCCAGAATCGCGAGCGCTGGAACTTTAAATGCTGGCAATCGGGACCGAATAGCCTCGTTCTAATTTTGTTTCGGCTCACCTGTGATCGATTGCGTTTTCCTTCCATCAGGATGAATGCCATGATGGCTTCAAGGCTGGGCTGGCTGCTTGTGTTCCCCCTCATCCCTCTTTCGGCACATGGATCGTGGCCGAAACCGGATCAACTAGATCATCGTGCTTGGGCGGTTCGTGATGGCGCCCCGTCGGGGGTCAGCCGTTTTGCCGAAGCCAGAGATGGAACCCTGTGGCTTGCTGCCGATTCTGGCCTCTATCACTTCGATGGTATCCACTTCACGCTGTTCGAACCTGGCGCAAACGAACCTGCCCTCCCAGGAACCGCCATCTCTTGGGTATATGTTTCCCGTGATGACACTCTCTATGTGGGGTTCTGGACCAGTTCCAACGTAGCAGCGATACGTGGAGAACATGTTCAGATCTATGGAAAAGAATCTGGACTTGCAAGCGGTTCAGCCGTTATGTTTCGTGAAGACGCAGATGGACGCATGTGGCTAAATGCTGCAGGCAAGCCGATGTATCTGAAGGGCGGTCAGTGGGTCGAACAAGCCTCAGATCACGTTTTCCCCGTTGGAGTCGATAGATTTGCGGACCTGTTCTTTGATTCTCAGGGAACTGAATGGGTGACTGATGGCAAACAACTCTACTTCCTGCGACGAGGCGAAAATAAGTTCAGACCCTGGACCGAACCGATTCCTAACGCCGTCGCGTTCCTTCAGGCACCCGATGGAAGTCTGTGGGTAGCGCGACAGATCTCGGAGCCCGGGAAAGCTGCTGTGAGCCGCTTTGCCGACCAGCGGGGAAATGCAGTTGTCGGACCGCAACTGAAACTTGATGTGGCACGCTACGGCATCTTCACCGGAGATGGCGCTCTATGGGTTGGAAACGGTAGAGAAGGGCTTTTGCAGGCGAGATTTTTGCGGACAGAGGGGTCAAGCGACATCGCTGTCTCGGAAGCACCTGCACTGTCAAGATTCGACCACTCGGGTGGACTTAGTTCGAATGGCGTCAACACTATGTTTCAAGATCGGGCCGGTAACGTTTGGGTGGGAACTGATGATGGTATTGATCGTTTTAGCCTACCTACGTTCACTCCTTTCACGGACAGAACGCTGGCCGATGAAGTGGTCATCTCGAGCTGTCCAAATGGGGACGTCTGGTTCGGTGACACCGCTTCACCTTTGATCTCGGTTCACGGAGACGCGTCTTCTCTGCACGGCGATAATCGGTATCTAACGGAGATCTACTGTGATCAACAGAACGTCGTTTGGTTCACCGATAGGAAAGGCTTCTGGCAGTATCGAGACGGTGCTTTCCGTCCGTTAGCCACTCCAATTGGCATCACCGGAACCGATATTCGGCGATTGACCGGTGCTAGTGAACACCGCATGTTTGTGAATGTCCGCAATAGTGGAGTCTGGCTTCTGCAGGATGGTGCATGGAGCAAGATTCTTTCACCTACCGATGGATTCTTTGCAGATCACCACGGCGACCTCTGGCATTCTGAAGACGAGGGTGTAGTGAGGGTGTGGAATAACACGGGCGATCGTACCATTCCCTTCGATAACTCATCTGGTTTGGGAATAACCTGGGTTTTTTCCGAAAGCCGCCGCTGGGGTCTTGTCGCGGGTGGATTACGGGGTGTTGCAATTCTGCGTGGCGAACACTTCCATAAGATTCTGGCGCTAGATGGCACTGCCCTCAACGGTGTCACAGGAATTCTTGAAGGCGCGAGTGGAGACCTTTGGCTGAATGGAGCTCGCGGAGCTGTACGCATACCCGCAAAAGAGATCGACGAGGCGCTGCGAACGCCCAGCTACCGGATGTATACGGAGGTATTCGGTGGAGACCGCGGTATTGAGGGACCAGCAGCACAGGTTAAGGGCATGCCAACCGCAGTTGCTGATGGCTACGGTCGCCTTTGGTTCTCCAACGAATCGAGAATCACACATGTCGATCCAAATCTTCCACTCTTACCCGCACCCAGCCCAACTATGAAGATTATGGGCGCCACGGTGGATGGGGTGCCCCAACGCGCCGAGAACCCGACTTGGAGATTTGGTAGAAACACCTTGCGCATAGGCTATTTTGGAGTTGATCTAACTCGACCGCAGGATGTGCTCTACCGGTACAAGCTGGAAGGTGTCGATCGAGATTGGCAGAATGCAGGCGAACGGACAGAGGCGGTGTACACAAGTCTGCGGCCAGGGAAGTACGTTTTCAAGGCATCTGCATCGAATCAGCGGAACATATGGAAAGATGCAACGCCTTACACTTTTACAATTACCCCACAGTTTTACCAAACTCGTTTGTTCTTGACCTTTTGCATTTGTGCGTCGTTCTTTACGCTTTGGTGTACGTGGACCGCTCGACTTCGATATTTAGCAGCACGAATTAGGGAAAGATCTGACGAAAGAGCAAATGAGCGTGTACGTGTGGCTCGTGATCTGCATGACACGCTGTTGCAGGGGGTCACCGCACTTATGTGGCGTGTCAATACAGCGGCCAGGGCAATTCCCGAGGGTGAGAAGGCAAGGCTTCTGTTGGAAGATGCGGTAAGTTCTGGGGAGCGAATCTTAGATGAAGGTCGTGAAAAGCTGCAGCAACTTCGCGGAAAAGGTGAGCTTTCCTTAGCCGATGAACTAACGAATGTTGCGAAAGATCTCAACTGGGAAGGCGCTGTTGCGTTTGAGGTCTCCGTTAAAGGTAATCCTCGTTCTCTGAGAGACGAGGTGCGGGATGAGTTGTATTGGATTAGTCGGGAGGCGATCACTAATGCTTTTCGGCATGCGCGAGCAACACAGATTGAGGTCGTGCTTCGATATGAAGCTGCCCGGCTCCTTGTGGAGTGTCGAGACAATGGAGTCGGCTTTGATGTGGCTGGCCATCAAGAGAAGCCAGCGGATGGACACTGGGGCATCTGTGGTATTAACGAACGGGCGCAACGGATCAGTGCCAAATTGACTTGGTCAAGCCGTAAAGCGGAAGGCACTAAACTCGAAGTCGATGTTCCAGCCCGAAGGGCTTTCTTGACTACTCGCTGGTTGCGTTAA
- a CDS encoding DUF2188 domain-containing protein codes for MATKKVYNVEPREEGYAVIADGGKKASALTRTQAEGIAEARRLNPTAKPNVARVEQTQGGGPDKYRKNKD; via the coding sequence ATGGCTACCAAAAAGGTGTATAACGTGGAACCCAGGGAAGAAGGATATGCCGTTATAGCAGACGGTGGGAAAAAGGCGTCAGCACTCACGCGTACTCAGGCCGAAGGGATCGCAGAGGCGCGCCGCCTCAACCCAACTGCGAAACCGAATGTTGCGCGCGTTGAACAGACTCAAGGTGGTGGGCCCGATAAGTATCGCAAGAACAAAGACTGA
- a CDS encoding VirB3 family type IV secretion system protein — protein sequence MHTTRRGEPLPINQALNRPRAKLGLDLSAWMAIVFVTVTVFLVGFRMLAIMSFPMMAGGAWLIVRKHPKMFQLWGLSLGQKSYYDPRKH from the coding sequence ATGCACACGACCAGACGGGGCGAACCGTTACCGATCAATCAGGCGTTGAACAGACCGAGAGCCAAGCTAGGGCTCGACCTCTCGGCATGGATGGCCATTGTGTTTGTGACCGTAACGGTTTTCCTCGTCGGTTTCCGAATGCTGGCGATTATGAGTTTTCCGATGATGGCGGGCGGCGCATGGCTGATCGTCCGTAAACACCCAAAGATGTTCCAACTGTGGGGCCTCAGCCTCGGCCAGAAGAGCTACTATGACCCGCGCAAACATTGA
- a CDS encoding TrbC/VirB2 family protein, whose protein sequence is MSLRHNLNNLSRKLTRAFRVMMPTLFVLAFASVAHAQGTMDFSGAQTLMGTFKTFAIYAGAVICFGGLIFAGIRMMSGRFQDAIPGLFGALFGAGVLGWGAGWIGSLTGQSM, encoded by the coding sequence ATGTCACTTCGTCACAATCTCAACAACCTGAGCCGGAAGCTTACCCGAGCATTTCGTGTAATGATGCCGACGCTCTTTGTGCTCGCTTTTGCGAGTGTTGCTCATGCGCAAGGAACGATGGACTTCTCCGGCGCTCAGACGCTTATGGGAACGTTCAAGACGTTCGCCATCTACGCTGGCGCTGTCATCTGTTTCGGCGGACTCATTTTCGCCGGCATTCGGATGATGAGCGGTCGCTTCCAGGATGCCATCCCCGGCCTCTTCGGTGCTCTCTTCGGCGCTGGCGTTCTTGGCTGGGGTGCGGGCTGGATTGGATCTCTCACCGGGCAGTCGATGTAG
- a CDS encoding LysR family transcriptional regulator has product MSDSVEFRHLEYLVAIDEGKNFTRAAEKLYRSQPAISQQVRGLEGDVGFPIFVRRGRDGVEPTPAGELVLGWARTVLAERREIFAIARAIHRGEVPTLRMGFSSFVNPALLTTFRQSYSELFPKCEVVFSGSDSAQILQRLSADTLDCAILPCPIDSKGMDVIPVANSQLVVCMRADDPLASQTHLDVHEIAPRIRVFRDPELHPSAHAHLVHLFAEVGIPISLANSVANPADIQWMVKENYGLALVDEALSLDSGLTTRPIAGVNWTAQTAFVASKDSQHIALPFIQKYLRQEGLAVPRKRPRGERIRPRQLELLA; this is encoded by the coding sequence ATGTCAGATTCTGTAGAGTTTCGCCATCTTGAATATCTGGTCGCCATTGATGAGGGGAAGAACTTCACAAGGGCGGCAGAGAAACTGTATCGCTCCCAACCCGCCATCAGTCAGCAGGTTCGCGGACTTGAAGGAGACGTCGGCTTTCCAATCTTTGTCAGGCGTGGTCGAGACGGTGTTGAGCCGACTCCTGCCGGCGAACTCGTTCTAGGCTGGGCTCGCACAGTTCTCGCAGAGCGACGCGAGATCTTTGCTATCGCCCGAGCGATCCATAGAGGCGAGGTGCCGACGCTTAGGATGGGATTTTCATCCTTCGTGAATCCGGCCCTTTTGACAACCTTTCGTCAGTCTTATTCGGAACTGTTTCCAAAGTGCGAGGTCGTGTTCTCAGGTAGCGATTCGGCCCAGATTCTCCAGCGACTTTCGGCAGATACTTTGGATTGCGCGATTCTGCCCTGTCCGATCGACAGCAAGGGTATGGACGTGATTCCCGTTGCCAATTCCCAGCTCGTCGTGTGCATGAGAGCGGATGATCCTCTCGCGTCGCAGACGCACTTGGATGTACACGAAATTGCACCACGTATCCGAGTCTTCAGGGACCCCGAACTTCATCCCTCCGCCCATGCGCACTTGGTACATCTCTTCGCCGAGGTGGGCATCCCGATCAGCCTTGCCAACTCGGTAGCTAATCCTGCGGACATTCAATGGATGGTGAAAGAGAACTACGGCCTGGCCCTCGTTGATGAGGCCTTGTCCCTCGATTCTGGATTAACTACACGTCCGATTGCAGGGGTGAATTGGACGGCTCAAACCGCCTTTGTTGCGAGCAAAGACAGCCAGCACATCGCTCTCCCCTTCATTCAGAAATACTTGAGACAAGAAGGGCTTGCGGTACCACGGAAGCGTCCGCGCGGAGAGCGGATTCGACCGAGACAACTAGAGCTTCTCGCATAG
- a CDS encoding helix-turn-helix domain-containing protein, with protein MLPLSSRHPHEPDALSKKPPASVDFHPEPLLDSDEAAAIMRIHPKTLQRYARQGIVRGLQLGSMWRFRASDIDRWISERLAG; from the coding sequence ATGCTGCCTTTGTCTTCCCGCCATCCACACGAGCCCGACGCCCTCTCGAAGAAGCCCCCGGCGTCGGTCGATTTCCATCCAGAGCCTTTGCTTGACTCGGACGAAGCTGCGGCCATCATGCGGATTCACCCTAAGACCCTTCAGAGATATGCACGGCAAGGGATTGTCAGGGGCTTGCAGCTCGGTTCCATGTGGCGCTTCCGCGCAAGCGATATCGACCGCTGGATCTCCGAGCGTCTTGCTGGATAG
- a CDS encoding tyrosine-type recombinase/integrase: MPRRTRYQQGSVQCEKRRSGSDVWVFRWWQSTSDGGSKRRKAIVGTIAALPTEAAALRAAQALRIDANQETPQTEGGPSTIAELVAHYRLKELAGEDQGRKAFSTRAAYECYLKTWVLPRWGTHRLDQIKPVAVEEWLGGIKRARGTKAKIRNLMSALFHHAMRYEWIERNPIKLVRQSAKREKVPDVLELHELQLLLSKLAVRERTLALLDAATGLRVSELLALRWDDVDFKGLEIRVTESIWHQVVGVCKTEASAKPVPMDEYMAEDLLRWRRTSPYPMEGDWVFASPRMKGKQPYWPDNLMKRYIRPVARKAGITKNIGWHTFRHSFGTLLKANGEDVKTVQELLRHANSRITLDVYTQAVNSHKRAAQSKVVRMMVPGVGQREVETDSLLVPRRA, translated from the coding sequence ATGCCAAGGCGGACACGGTATCAGCAAGGAAGCGTGCAGTGCGAAAAACGGCGGAGTGGATCAGATGTTTGGGTCTTCCGCTGGTGGCAGTCAACATCTGATGGCGGCAGCAAACGCCGGAAGGCAATCGTCGGCACAATCGCGGCATTGCCCACGGAAGCAGCAGCCCTCAGAGCGGCCCAGGCATTGCGCATCGACGCTAACCAAGAAACCCCGCAGACCGAAGGCGGGCCAAGTACGATCGCAGAACTGGTCGCTCACTACCGGTTGAAAGAACTAGCTGGTGAAGATCAGGGACGCAAAGCGTTTTCAACGCGCGCTGCTTATGAGTGCTACCTCAAGACTTGGGTTCTGCCACGCTGGGGAACACATCGTCTTGATCAGATAAAGCCAGTCGCAGTAGAAGAGTGGCTGGGTGGCATCAAGCGAGCGAGGGGAACGAAAGCAAAGATTCGGAACCTTATGAGCGCTCTCTTCCATCACGCGATGCGGTACGAGTGGATTGAACGAAATCCGATCAAGCTCGTGCGCCAAAGTGCGAAGCGAGAGAAAGTTCCTGACGTTCTGGAATTGCACGAACTCCAACTCCTCCTCAGCAAGCTGGCCGTCCGAGAGCGCACGTTAGCTTTACTCGACGCGGCAACCGGGCTGCGGGTCAGCGAACTCCTGGCGCTTCGTTGGGATGATGTTGACTTCAAGGGCTTGGAGATTCGGGTCACCGAATCGATCTGGCATCAGGTCGTGGGCGTCTGCAAGACGGAAGCATCAGCCAAGCCTGTCCCAATGGACGAGTATATGGCTGAAGATCTTCTGCGCTGGCGGCGCACAAGTCCATACCCGATGGAGGGTGACTGGGTCTTTGCGAGTCCGCGCATGAAGGGCAAACAACCCTACTGGCCGGACAATCTCATGAAGCGGTATATCAGGCCGGTGGCACGCAAAGCCGGCATCACCAAGAACATCGGCTGGCACACTTTCCGCCACTCCTTCGGCACGTTGCTGAAGGCGAACGGGGAAGACGTGAAGACCGTACAGGAGCTCTTAAGGCATGCGAACAGCAGGATCACGCTTGACGTGTATACGCAGGCCGTGAACTCGCATAAACGAGCCGCACAGAGCAAGGTTGTTAGGATGATGGTGCCCGGCGTGGGTCAGAGAGAGGTTGAAACTGACTCGCTTTTGGTACCTCGGCGAGCGTAA
- a CDS encoding Arm DNA-binding domain-containing protein: MTTTGRKLWLYKFRFHGAGKQMSYGQYPDVPLVNARDLHDEARRLLTSGVDPAALSNSISSML; this comes from the coding sequence GTGACCACAACTGGCAGGAAACTTTGGCTGTACAAGTTCCGCTTTCATGGCGCCGGGAAACAGATGAGCTATGGCCAGTATCCTGATGTGCCACTGGTGAACGCGAGAGACCTCCATGATGAGGCTCGCCGCCTGTTGACCTCTGGTGTAGACCCGGCTGCCCTCAGCAACTCGATTAGCTCTATGCTCTGA